Proteins from one Setaria italica strain Yugu1 chromosome V, Setaria_italica_v2.0, whole genome shotgun sequence genomic window:
- the LOC101772848 gene encoding UBP1-associated protein 2A: MGKKRKLETKPAAAAKASPATAAKSTTARAAGLSEVIAPVAAVKEEPQMAGGEEEEEEEEVEVEEEVEVEEEVEVEEEEEEEDEEEAGEGESDPASIQALLDSFPKDQLVELLRDAAVAHRDVRSAVRRVADADPAQRKIFVHGLGWDATADTLTEAFTPYGEIEDLRVVTDRNTGKCKGYGFILFRHRSGARAALREPQKKIGNRNTACQLASVGPVPAGGAVSNPVPAPAQLQLPPVSEYTQRKIFVSNVGADIDPQKLFLFFARYGEIEEGPLGLDKVTGKPKGFALFVYKTIESAKKALEEPHKHFEGVVLHCQKAIDGPKSNKIGGHGGFYGAGASSGSKGVAGYGATSHSLPGSVGIGQPMSPLAPSLASMPGGIAAAPGVDPALGQALTALLASQGAGLNLNSILGVGANGGVPPQGASGALGGSGLPGMQGGYLGGYGGSGGYGSAPGGPGRNYMGH; encoded by the coding sequence atGGGCAAGAAGCGGAAGCTCGAGACCAAACCCGCGGCAGCCGCTAAGGCTTCCCCGGCCACCGCGGCCAAGTCCACCACCGCTAGGGCCGCCGGCCTATCCGAGGTCATCGCCCCCGTCGCGGCGGTGAAGGAGGAGCCCCAGatggcgggcggcgaggaggaggaagaggaggaggaagtggaggtcgaggaggaggtggaggtcgaGGAGGAAGTagaggttgaggaggaggaggaggaggaggacgaagaagagGCGGGCGAAGGCGAGAGTGACCCGGCCTCGATCCAGGCGCTGCTGGATTCCTTCCCCAAGGACCAGCTCGTCGAGCTGCTCCGCGACGCGGCCGTCGCGCACCGCGACGTGCGAAGCGCCGTCCGGCGCGTGGCCGATGCCGACCCGGCTCAGCGGAAGATCTTCGTCCACGGCCTCGGCTGGGACGCCACCGCCGACACCCTCACCGAGGCGTTCACCCCCTACGGCGAGATCGAGGACCTCAGGGTCGTCACCGACCGCAACACCGGCAAGTGCAAGGGGTACGGGTTCATCCTCTTCCGCCACCGCTCGGGCGCCCGTGCTGCGCTCCGCGAGCCCCAGAAGAAGATTGGGAACCGCAACACTGCCTGCCAGCTCGCCTCTGTGGGCCCTGTCCCGGCTGGAGGTGCGGTCAGCAACCCTGTGCCAGCCCCAGCTCAGTTGCAGCTGCCGCCTGTGTCAGAGTATACCCAGCGCAAGATATTTGTCAGCAATGTTGGTGCAGATATCGACCCGCAGAAACTGTTTCTATTCTTTGCAAGGTATGGTGAGATTGAGGAGGGTCCGCTGGGTCTTGACAAGGTCACTGGGAAACCCAAGGGATTTGCTCTTTTTGTCTACAAGACCATTGAGAGTGCCAAGAAGGCTCTTGAGGAGCCGCATAAGCATTTCGAGGGAGTTGTGCTGCACTGCCAGAAGGCAATTGATGGACCAAAGTCCAACAAAATAGGAGGGCATGGAGGCTTTTACGGTGCTGGGGCTTCAAGTGGGAGCAAGGGGGTTGCTGGTTATGGAGCTACTAGTCATTCTCTGCCCGGAAGCGTTGGTATTGGCCAGCCGATGTCACCTTTGGCTCCCAGCTTGGCTTCAATGCCGGGAGGTATTGCTGCTGCTCCAGGGGTGGATCCTGCTCTGGGGCAGGCCTTGACAGCTTTGCTTGCCTCCCAGGGGGCTGGGCTGAATTTGAATAGCATTCTGGGAGTTGGTGCTAATGGAGGGGTGCCTCCGCAGGGGGCATCTGGAGCACTGGGTGGTAGCGGTCTGCCAGGGATGCAAGGTGGTTATTTGGGTGGCTATGGTGGTTCTGGTGGGTATGGGAGTGCACCAGGGGGGCCTGGAAGAAATTACATGGGCCATTAG
- the LOC101772441 gene encoding translin-associated protein X, with the protein MVPLRFAHLRLFSFLSMAAPQQPGKTLLRPNPSPSPAGSVPKRSRTMATDAAAAADPPASKGCPAMKAEFAKHAEYLNALNDKRERLVKASRDITMNSKKVIFQVHRISKVNKEEVLCKAENDLAAVVNQYIGKLVKELQGTDFWKLRRAYTFGVQEYVEAATLCRFCKTGTLLTLAEINDSLLALSDKSVEPLQINVLDYLLGVADLSGELMRLAIGRISDGEVEYAKKICAFVRDIYRELTLVVPLMDDNNEMKKKMEVMLQSVVKIENACFSVHVRGSEYIPLLGSSADPDYSFFGASDFDQ; encoded by the exons ATGGTGCCCCTCCGCTTCGCCCACCTGcgcctcttctccttcctctccatGGCGGCGCCCCAGCAACCAGGCAAAACCCTCCTCCGCCCCAATCCCTCGC CTTCACCCGCCGGCTCGGTGCCCAAGAGGTCCAGGACGATGGCcacggacgcggcggcggcggctgatcCTCCGGCTTCCAAGGGGTGCCCCGCGATGAAGGCCGAGTTCGCGAAGCACGCCGAGTACCTCAATGCCCTG AATGATAAGAGAGAAAGGCTTGTGAAAGCTAGTCGTGATATTACAATGAACAGCAAAAAGGTCATCTTTCAGGTCCACAG GATCAGTAAAGTTAACAAGGAAGAGGTTCTGTGCAAGGCAGAAAATGATCTTGCTGCAGTGGTTAACCAGTACATTGGAAAGTTAGTAAAAGAATTACAAGGAACTGACTTCTGGAAGCTGAGAAGGGCCTACACCTTTGGT GTACAAGAATATGTTGAAGCTGCAACGCTGTGTAGATTTTGCAAGACTGGCACTCTATTAACTCTTGCTGAAATCAATGATTCTTTACTAGCACTAAGTGATAAATCTGTTGAGCCCTTACAGATAAATGTGCTTGACTATCTTTTAGGG GTTGCTGATTTGTCAGGAGAGCTAATGAGGCTTGCGATAGGCCGAATATCTGATGGGGAGGTGGAATATGCAAAAAAGATATGTGCATTTGTACGTGACATTTACAGGGAGCTGACCCTTGTGGTGCCTCTAATGGATGACAATAATgagatgaagaagaaaatggAGGTTATGCTGCAAAGTGTTGTGAAAATCGAGAATG CTTGCTTCAGTGTTCATGTGAGAGGTTCAGAGTACATTCCTCTACTTGGATCATCTGCAGATCCAGATTACTCCTTTTTTGGTGCCTCCGACTTTGACCAATGA